A genomic window from Micromonospora violae includes:
- a CDS encoding SAM-dependent methyltransferase, protein MAGPDPELAAKLQPDVPHAARIWNYWMGGKDNFQSDRAAGDAVAEVYPEIVVMAQQSRVFLERTVRYLAAEAGIRQFLDIGTGLPSMQNTHAVAQGIAPDSRIVYVDNDPMVLVHARALLASTTSEGVTTYVPADYHDPEKILAEAAQTLDFDQPIAVMYMGVMGYEPDLDVVRSIVGRTMDAMPSGSHLVFWDGTNTSPAVVAGAERLAQSGGVPYILRSPQELESCFDGLTMVDPGLVPIPLWRPDAADAVGIDAYGAVARKP, encoded by the coding sequence ATGGCCGGCCCGGACCCCGAACTCGCCGCGAAACTTCAACCCGACGTGCCGCACGCGGCACGAATCTGGAACTACTGGATGGGTGGCAAGGACAACTTCCAGTCCGACCGGGCTGCCGGCGACGCCGTCGCGGAGGTCTACCCGGAGATCGTCGTGATGGCGCAGCAGTCGCGGGTGTTCCTGGAGCGGACGGTACGGTACCTGGCGGCCGAGGCGGGCATCCGGCAGTTCCTGGACATCGGCACCGGCCTGCCCAGCATGCAGAACACGCACGCGGTCGCCCAGGGCATCGCGCCCGACTCGCGGATCGTCTACGTGGACAACGACCCGATGGTGCTGGTGCACGCTCGGGCGCTGCTGGCCAGCACGACGTCGGAGGGGGTCACCACCTACGTTCCGGCCGACTACCACGACCCGGAGAAGATCCTGGCCGAGGCGGCGCAGACGCTCGACTTCGATCAGCCCATCGCCGTGATGTACATGGGCGTGATGGGCTACGAGCCCGACCTGGACGTGGTGCGCTCGATCGTCGGTCGCACGATGGACGCGATGCCGTCGGGTAGCCACCTCGTGTTCTGGGACGGCACCAACACCAGCCCGGCGGTGGTCGCGGGTGCCGAACGGCTGGCGCAGAGCGGCGGGGTCCCGTACATCCTGCGCAGCCCGCAGGAGCTGGAGAGTTGCTTCGACGGCCTGACCATGGTGGATCCGGGCCTGGTGCCGATCCCGCTGTGGCGACCGGACGCGGCGGACGCCGTCGGGATCGACGCCTACGGGGCCGTGGCCCGCAAGCCCTGA
- a CDS encoding cellulose binding domain-containing protein produces the protein MLRTFLAVTTMALTVWTATTNGTEATPTPSATPTPSPTIACPPALPITGGVAGVTTTSVTISYSIFFRPPCGYDPPMTVSLFASREDAQQWREPVAEAVSGPERTGTVTIEGLMPDTEYWYRFSDPDGKRDPYLIGSARTAPLASCRATATIDARWGNGFVATVTVRNTGREPLDQWRVSWRWSGDERVQSVWGGVVETVGADITVRNAPYNGTLALDGSTTFGLLVSTGAVPDGLTMSCAR, from the coding sequence ATGCTTCGCACGTTCCTCGCTGTCACCACCATGGCGCTGACCGTCTGGACCGCAACGACCAACGGCACCGAGGCGACCCCCACCCCGTCGGCCACACCGACCCCGTCGCCGACCATCGCCTGCCCACCGGCTCTGCCGATCACCGGGGGCGTCGCCGGAGTCACCACCACGAGCGTGACCATCTCGTACTCGATCTTCTTCCGCCCGCCCTGCGGCTACGACCCGCCGATGACCGTCAGCCTCTTCGCCAGCCGCGAGGACGCCCAACAGTGGCGCGAGCCGGTCGCCGAGGCCGTCTCCGGGCCGGAGCGCACGGGTACGGTGACCATCGAAGGGCTGATGCCCGACACGGAGTACTGGTACCGGTTCAGCGATCCCGACGGCAAGCGGGATCCGTACCTGATCGGGTCGGCCCGGACCGCCCCGCTGGCCTCGTGCCGGGCGACCGCCACGATCGACGCCCGCTGGGGCAACGGTTTCGTCGCCACGGTCACGGTCCGCAACACCGGCAGGGAACCGCTGGACCAGTGGCGCGTCTCCTGGCGGTGGTCCGGTGACGAGCGGGTCCAGTCGGTCTGGGGTGGCGTGGTCGAGACGGTCGGCGCCGACATCACGGTCCGCAACGCCCCCTACAACGGGACGCTGGCGCTGGACGGGTCGACGACGTTCGGTCTGCTGGTGAGCACCGGCGCGGTCCCCGACGGGTTGACCATGAGCTGCGCCCGGTGA
- a CDS encoding winged helix DNA-binding domain-containing protein has translation MTILDSRVLNRAMLARQLLLDRADLPALDAVAHLGGLQAQEPQEPFVGLWSRLRAFDPAVLSTLLTQRQVVRTPLMRRTVHLLVADDAVAWRSRHDAMLRQRVFGVYRSELDGVDLDDLAAATRAVLADGEPRSMPEIGRALSERWPTPGPRALGEMAVALLPMTQLPPRGVWRAKAGARYVPLSAWLGREVAPPTAVGADPVGQLLVRRYLAAFGPATTADLRAWCGLAGLPAAVTALREELVTFRDERGRKLIDLPDAPRPDADTPAPVRFLPAFDNAILGYHDRSRIIDDAHRLLSVAGERVVLVDGRVAATWRVESGAVTVSPLGGLSRTERDAVAEEGQALAAFLSDNESDRVRIDPSPR, from the coding sequence ATGACCATTCTCGACAGCCGTGTGCTCAACCGCGCGATGCTCGCCCGACAGTTGCTGCTCGACCGCGCCGACCTGCCGGCCCTCGACGCCGTCGCCCACCTCGGTGGCCTCCAGGCCCAGGAGCCGCAGGAACCGTTCGTCGGGCTGTGGTCGCGGCTGCGCGCGTTCGACCCGGCGGTGCTCTCGACGCTGCTGACCCAGCGACAGGTGGTGCGTACCCCCCTCATGCGCCGCACCGTCCACCTGCTCGTCGCCGACGACGCCGTGGCCTGGCGCAGCCGTCACGATGCCATGCTGCGCCAACGCGTGTTCGGGGTCTACCGCAGCGAGCTCGACGGGGTCGACCTCGACGATCTCGCCGCCGCCACCCGGGCAGTGCTGGCCGACGGTGAGCCCCGGTCGATGCCCGAGATCGGGCGGGCGCTCAGCGAGCGGTGGCCGACGCCGGGGCCACGGGCGTTGGGCGAGATGGCGGTGGCGCTGCTCCCGATGACTCAGCTGCCACCGCGCGGGGTGTGGCGGGCGAAGGCGGGCGCACGGTACGTTCCGCTCTCCGCGTGGCTGGGCCGGGAGGTCGCCCCGCCCACCGCGGTGGGTGCCGATCCGGTCGGCCAACTGCTCGTCCGCCGCTACCTGGCCGCGTTCGGCCCGGCGACCACGGCCGACCTGCGCGCCTGGTGCGGTCTCGCCGGACTGCCAGCCGCGGTGACCGCGCTCCGCGAAGAGTTGGTGACCTTCCGCGACGAGCGGGGTCGGAAGCTGATCGACCTCCCCGACGCGCCCCGCCCCGACGCGGACACCCCCGCCCCGGTGCGGTTCCTGCCGGCGTTCGACAACGCGATCCTCGGCTACCACGACCGCAGCCGGATCATCGACGACGCGCACCGTCTCCTCTCGGTGGCCGGCGAGCGCGTGGTGCTCGTCGACGGCCGGGTCGCGGCGACCTGGCGCGTCGAGTCGGGTGCGGTGACCGTCAGCCCACTGGGCGGTCTCTCCCGAACGGAGCGGGATGCCGTGGCCGAGGAGGGGCAGGCGTTGGCCGCCTTCCTCTCCGACAACGAGAGCGATCGGGTGCGGATCGATCCGTCTCCCCGGTGA
- a CDS encoding phosphodiester glycosidase family protein has protein sequence MRSLHLGRPCLALLLAAGLTTLVTPAGVAHAATVPATGTPITVTSTQQLAPGVTYGSFEVTTPRGVTVGYLLTADLRKNQVSLDLLHPDAVAQRKVVSAMTNEQGAIAGVNGDFFNNSETHAGVTPTYSSSGPEIADGEELKFAVPTAQRFGPALAPGTSTRDVFGVGVNGKARVDTLSLDGEVRSGKDTIALSGLNQYALPVDGVGLFTAGWGTASRTRSTCGTDTSRSDPCSTHTYEVTVRDGVVTAVSQTPGAGAIPAGTQVLVGREGGADALDDLAVGDRVQVHEKLTSAGNPKLTFAVGGAPILRDGAPLAGLDTKTAAVRSAAGVSPDGRTVYLVALAGRAPASTGFTIAELADLMRSLGADAAVNLDGGGSSTVAVREPGQAVATARNSPSDGTERMVANGIGIFVGRH, from the coding sequence ATGAGGTCACTGCACCTCGGACGCCCATGTCTGGCGCTGCTGCTCGCGGCGGGACTCACCACGCTCGTGACGCCGGCCGGCGTCGCCCACGCCGCCACGGTACCCGCAACGGGCACCCCGATCACCGTCACCTCGACCCAGCAGCTCGCCCCGGGCGTCACGTACGGCTCGTTCGAGGTGACCACGCCCCGAGGCGTCACCGTCGGCTACCTCCTCACCGCTGACCTCAGGAAGAACCAGGTCTCCCTGGACCTGCTGCACCCCGACGCGGTGGCGCAACGCAAGGTCGTCTCGGCGATGACGAACGAGCAGGGTGCCATCGCCGGCGTCAACGGCGACTTCTTCAACAACAGCGAGACGCACGCCGGCGTCACCCCGACCTACTCGTCGTCCGGCCCCGAGATCGCCGACGGCGAGGAGTTGAAGTTCGCGGTGCCGACGGCACAGCGGTTCGGCCCCGCTCTCGCCCCCGGCACCTCGACCCGCGACGTGTTCGGCGTCGGCGTGAACGGCAAGGCGCGCGTCGACACCCTGAGCCTGGACGGCGAGGTGCGCAGCGGGAAGGACACCATCGCCCTGAGCGGCCTCAACCAGTACGCCCTGCCGGTCGACGGTGTCGGCCTGTTCACCGCCGGGTGGGGCACCGCCTCCCGGACCCGGTCCACCTGCGGCACCGACACCAGTCGCAGCGACCCGTGCAGCACCCACACCTACGAGGTGACCGTCCGCGACGGCGTGGTGACCGCGGTGAGCCAGACGCCCGGCGCGGGCGCGATCCCGGCCGGCACCCAGGTGCTGGTCGGCCGGGAGGGCGGCGCGGACGCGCTCGACGACCTCGCCGTCGGCGACCGGGTGCAGGTGCACGAGAAGCTCACCTCCGCCGGCAACCCGAAGCTGACCTTCGCGGTCGGTGGCGCGCCGATCCTGCGCGACGGTGCGCCGCTGGCCGGGCTGGACACCAAGACCGCCGCCGTGCGCAGCGCGGCCGGCGTCAGCCCTGACGGCCGGACCGTGTACCTGGTCGCCCTGGCTGGTCGCGCCCCGGCCAGCACCGGGTTCACGATCGCCGAACTGGCCGACCTGATGCGCTCGCTCGGCGCGGACGCCGCGGTGAACCTCGACGGCGGCGGTTCGAGCACGGTCGCCGTCCGCGAGCCGGGCCAGGCCGTGGCCACCGCCCGCAACAGCCCGTCCGACGGTACGGAGCGAATGGTCGCCAACGGCATCGGGATCTTCGTGGGCAGGCACTGA
- a CDS encoding carboxyl transferase domain-containing protein codes for MFNRVAIVNRGEAAMRLIHAVRELAAETGIQLETVALYTDVDRNATFVREADIAYDLGPASARPYLNLAVLERALTETGADAAWVGWGFVAEDPAFAELCEKIGVTFVGPSADAMRQLGDKIGSKLIAEKVGVPVAPWSRGAVETLAAAQSAAAEIGYPLMLKATAGGGGRGIRVIRNEAELVDAYERTSQEAARAFGSGIVFLERLVTGARHVEVQVIADGQGTAWALGVRDCSVQRRNQKVIEESASPVLDPAQAAELKASAERLAVAVGYRGAATVEFLYHPGDRLFAFLEVNTRLQVEHPITELTTGFDLVKAQLHVASGGRLEGAPPAERGHAIEARLNAEDPDRDFAPSPGRIARLDLPSGPGIRVDTGVSEGDTIPADFDSMIAKIIAYGRDRDEALGKLRRAMANTTVIIEGGATNKSFVLDLLDQPEVIDASADTGWIDRVRAEGRLVTHRHSAVALAAAAIEAYEEEERVERQRLLSTAAGGRPQVQHASGRPLDLKLRGVGYRTRVARVGAHRFRVGIETGPVVRTADVELDRFDRHTGQIVVNGIRYRLLTGTYGPTHLVEVDGVTHRVSRDEGGVLRSPMPALVVATPLEVGAEVEAGAPVLVLEAMKMETVLRAPFKARLKECAVSVGSQVEAGAPLLRLEPLADDSDAAEDVTATAAVELDLPTSADELSADERSRRGQEDLRGLLLGFDVDPHDDRRVLDGYLTARRAATDAGHRPLAAELDLLTVFADLSELSRNRPTGEDGGAHVHSAREYFHTYLQSLDVERAGLPDAFQARLAKALGHYGVTDLDRSPGLEAAVFRIFLAQQRASADATVVATLLRAWLRETPPDETLREPAGLALERLIAATQVRFPVVADLARGVVFAWFAQPLLRRNRARVYAEVRGHLRHLDAHPDSPDRAERIAEMVRSTEPLVRLLGQRLVRDHLDNAVMLEVLTRRYYGNRALTSVRTRDVAGCTFVVAERADSSVVSAAVSFDALGNALSGLAELATGEDAVDADIYLGWENQPEDFDAMAAALAEVIAAHPLPPQVRRVTTTVAGRGGAVMHHHFTFRPSGAQLTEDRLIRGLHPYIAQRMQLERLHKFDLTRLPSSDEEVYLFQCVARENRSDERLVAFAQVRDLTELREQDGRLVALPTTEGVIAACLDSIRRAQSLRPSKTRFNTNRIVVYVWPPSELTREEMEMIAGRVRPTTAGAGLEEILFIARQRDRRTGELTRIAVRISFDAAGGAELAVGEPPVEPIEPLDEYRLKVLRASSRNTVYPYELTGRLGDFVEHDLDDHHVLVPVDRPKGRNSAAIVAGVVSTPTERYPQGVTRVVLLGDPTKSLGALSEPECRRVIAALDLAERMQVPLEWWALSAGARISMTSGTENMDWVAAALKRIVEFTQAGGEINIVVAGINVGAQPYWNAEATMLMHTKGILVMTPDSAMVLTGKQSLDFSGGVSAEDNFGIGGYDRVMGPNGQAQYWAPNLTAARDVVMAHYDHTYVAPGEDAPRRAVTTDPADRDISDFPHDVAGSAFATVGEIFSTEANPDRKKPFDIRTVMRALSDQDHPVLERWAGMADADTAVVQDVHLGGIPICLLGIESRSVPRHGFPPTDGPDTYTAGTLFPRSSKKAARAINAASGNRPLVVLANLSGFDGSPESMRKLQLEYGAEIGRAIVNFRGPIVFCVISRYHGGAFVVFSKALNPNMTVLALEGSFASVLGGAPAAAVVFTADVNARTAADPRVRDLEARAAAATGTERAALTAELDEQRSSVRAEKLSEVAAEFDRVHNIHRAVEVGSVDAVIRASELRPRIIEAIEARLA; via the coding sequence GTGTTCAACCGTGTCGCCATCGTCAACCGTGGTGAAGCCGCCATGCGGCTCATCCACGCGGTCCGCGAGTTGGCCGCGGAGACCGGCATCCAGCTCGAAACGGTGGCTCTCTACACCGACGTCGACCGCAACGCCACATTCGTCCGCGAAGCGGACATCGCCTACGATCTCGGCCCTGCGTCAGCGCGTCCGTACCTCAATCTGGCGGTGCTGGAACGCGCCCTGACCGAGACCGGGGCCGACGCCGCGTGGGTCGGCTGGGGCTTCGTCGCCGAGGACCCGGCGTTCGCCGAGCTGTGCGAGAAGATCGGCGTCACCTTCGTCGGGCCGAGCGCGGACGCCATGCGCCAGCTCGGCGACAAGATCGGCTCGAAGCTGATCGCCGAGAAGGTCGGCGTGCCCGTCGCGCCGTGGAGCCGCGGTGCCGTCGAGACCCTCGCCGCCGCCCAGTCGGCGGCGGCCGAGATCGGCTACCCGCTGATGCTGAAGGCGACCGCCGGCGGCGGCGGGCGCGGCATCCGCGTGATCAGGAACGAAGCCGAGCTGGTCGACGCGTACGAGCGCACCAGCCAGGAGGCGGCACGGGCGTTCGGCAGCGGCATCGTGTTCCTGGAGCGCCTGGTCACCGGGGCGCGACACGTCGAGGTCCAGGTGATCGCCGACGGGCAGGGCACCGCGTGGGCGCTCGGCGTCCGCGACTGCTCGGTGCAGCGACGCAACCAGAAGGTCATCGAGGAGTCGGCGTCGCCGGTGCTCGACCCGGCCCAGGCCGCCGAGTTGAAGGCGTCGGCCGAGCGGCTGGCGGTGGCGGTCGGTTACCGCGGCGCGGCGACCGTCGAGTTCCTCTACCACCCCGGTGACCGGTTGTTCGCGTTCCTGGAGGTCAACACCCGCCTCCAGGTGGAGCACCCGATCACCGAGCTGACCACCGGGTTTGACCTGGTCAAGGCCCAGCTGCACGTCGCCTCCGGTGGGCGGCTGGAGGGTGCGCCACCCGCCGAGCGCGGGCACGCCATCGAGGCGCGGCTCAACGCCGAGGACCCCGACCGCGACTTCGCGCCGTCGCCCGGACGGATCGCCCGGCTGGACCTGCCCAGTGGCCCCGGCATCCGGGTGGACACCGGCGTCAGCGAGGGTGACACCATTCCGGCCGACTTCGACTCGATGATCGCGAAGATCATCGCGTACGGCCGTGACCGCGACGAGGCGCTCGGCAAGCTGCGCCGGGCGATGGCGAACACCACGGTGATCATCGAAGGTGGGGCGACGAACAAGAGCTTCGTGCTCGACCTGCTCGACCAGCCCGAGGTGATCGACGCCAGCGCCGACACCGGCTGGATCGACCGCGTCCGCGCCGAGGGCCGGCTCGTCACACACCGCCACTCCGCGGTCGCCCTGGCGGCCGCCGCCATCGAGGCGTACGAGGAGGAGGAGCGCGTCGAGCGGCAACGCCTGCTGTCGACGGCGGCCGGCGGACGCCCGCAGGTGCAGCACGCCAGCGGCCGACCGTTGGACCTCAAGCTGCGCGGCGTCGGTTACCGCACCCGGGTGGCGCGCGTCGGCGCGCACCGCTTCCGGGTCGGTATCGAGACCGGTCCGGTCGTCCGCACCGCCGACGTCGAGCTCGACCGCTTCGACCGGCACACCGGTCAGATCGTGGTCAACGGCATCCGCTACCGCCTGCTCACCGGCACGTACGGGCCGACCCACCTGGTCGAGGTGGACGGCGTCACCCACCGGGTCAGCCGGGACGAGGGTGGTGTGCTGCGCTCCCCGATGCCCGCGCTGGTCGTCGCCACGCCGCTGGAGGTCGGCGCCGAGGTCGAGGCGGGCGCGCCGGTGCTGGTGCTGGAAGCGATGAAGATGGAGACGGTGCTGCGGGCGCCGTTCAAGGCGCGGCTGAAGGAGTGCGCCGTCTCGGTGGGCAGCCAGGTGGAGGCGGGTGCGCCGTTGCTGCGCCTGGAACCCCTGGCCGACGACAGTGACGCCGCCGAGGACGTCACGGCCACCGCGGCGGTCGAACTGGACCTGCCCACCTCCGCCGACGAGCTGTCCGCCGACGAGCGCAGCCGACGCGGTCAGGAGGACCTGCGCGGTCTGCTGCTCGGCTTCGACGTCGACCCGCACGACGACCGTCGGGTGCTCGACGGCTACCTCACCGCCCGCCGCGCGGCCACCGACGCCGGGCACCGCCCGCTCGCCGCCGAACTCGACCTCCTCACCGTGTTCGCCGACCTGAGCGAGCTGAGCCGCAACCGGCCCACCGGTGAGGACGGCGGCGCGCACGTGCACAGCGCCCGCGAGTACTTCCACACCTACCTGCAGAGCCTCGACGTCGAACGCGCCGGCCTGCCGGACGCTTTCCAGGCGCGGCTCGCCAAGGCGCTCGGCCACTACGGTGTCACCGACCTCGACCGCAGCCCCGGCCTCGAAGCCGCTGTGTTCCGGATCTTCCTGGCCCAGCAGCGCGCGTCCGCCGACGCCACCGTCGTCGCGACGCTGCTGCGCGCCTGGCTGCGGGAGACCCCGCCGGACGAGACGCTGCGCGAGCCGGCCGGTCTCGCCCTGGAGCGGCTGATCGCCGCGACGCAGGTCCGCTTCCCCGTCGTCGCGGATCTCGCCCGCGGCGTGGTGTTCGCCTGGTTCGCCCAGCCGCTGCTGCGTCGCAACCGCGCCCGGGTCTACGCGGAGGTCCGGGGTCACCTGCGGCACCTGGACGCGCACCCGGACTCGCCGGACCGCGCCGAGCGCATCGCCGAGATGGTGCGCAGCACCGAACCGTTGGTCCGGCTGCTCGGCCAACGGCTCGTCCGCGACCACCTCGACAACGCGGTCATGTTGGAGGTGCTGACCCGGCGGTACTACGGCAACCGGGCGCTCACCAGCGTGCGTACCCGCGACGTCGCGGGCTGCACGTTCGTGGTCGCCGAACGCGCCGACTCGAGCGTGGTCTCCGCCGCGGTGAGCTTCGACGCGCTGGGCAACGCCCTGTCGGGGTTGGCCGAGCTGGCCACCGGCGAGGACGCCGTGGACGCCGACATCTACCTCGGCTGGGAGAACCAGCCGGAGGACTTCGACGCGATGGCGGCCGCGCTGGCCGAGGTCATCGCCGCGCACCCGCTGCCGCCCCAGGTCCGCCGGGTGACCACCACCGTCGCGGGTCGCGGCGGGGCGGTGATGCACCACCACTTCACCTTCCGCCCGTCGGGCGCGCAGTTGACCGAGGACCGGCTGATCCGCGGGCTGCACCCGTACATCGCGCAGCGGATGCAGCTGGAGCGACTGCACAAGTTCGACCTGACCCGGCTGCCGTCGTCGGACGAGGAGGTCTACCTCTTCCAGTGTGTGGCGCGGGAGAACCGGTCCGACGAGCGCCTCGTGGCGTTCGCGCAGGTGCGGGACCTGACCGAGCTTCGGGAGCAGGACGGCCGTCTGGTCGCGCTGCCGACGACCGAGGGCGTCATCGCCGCCTGCCTCGACTCGATCCGCCGCGCCCAGTCGCTGCGGCCGTCCAAGACGCGCTTCAACACCAACCGGATCGTGGTCTACGTGTGGCCGCCGAGCGAGCTGACCCGCGAGGAGATGGAGATGATCGCCGGGCGGGTCCGTCCGACGACCGCGGGCGCCGGCCTGGAGGAGATCCTCTTCATCGCGCGGCAGCGCGACCGCCGGACCGGCGAGCTGACCAGGATCGCCGTACGGATCTCGTTCGACGCTGCGGGTGGTGCCGAGCTGGCCGTCGGGGAGCCGCCGGTCGAGCCGATCGAGCCGCTCGACGAGTACCGGCTCAAGGTGCTGCGGGCAAGCAGCCGCAACACCGTCTACCCGTACGAGCTGACCGGCCGGCTCGGTGACTTCGTCGAGCACGACCTCGACGACCACCACGTGCTGGTGCCGGTGGACCGGCCCAAGGGGCGCAACAGCGCCGCCATCGTGGCCGGGGTGGTCAGCACCCCGACCGAGCGCTACCCGCAGGGTGTCACCCGGGTGGTGCTGCTCGGCGACCCGACCAAGTCGCTGGGCGCCCTGTCGGAGCCGGAGTGCCGGCGGGTGATCGCCGCGCTGGACCTGGCCGAGCGGATGCAGGTGCCGCTGGAGTGGTGGGCGCTGTCCGCCGGCGCCCGGATCTCGATGACCTCCGGTACGGAGAACATGGACTGGGTGGCCGCGGCGCTCAAGCGGATCGTCGAGTTCACCCAGGCCGGCGGTGAGATCAACATCGTCGTCGCGGGCATCAACGTGGGCGCGCAGCCGTACTGGAACGCCGAGGCGACGATGCTCATGCACACCAAGGGCATCCTGGTGATGACGCCGGACTCGGCGATGGTGCTCACCGGTAAGCAGTCGCTCGACTTCTCCGGTGGTGTGTCGGCTGAGGACAACTTCGGCATCGGCGGCTACGACCGGGTGATGGGGCCGAACGGGCAGGCGCAGTACTGGGCGCCGAACCTGACGGCCGCACGGGACGTGGTGATGGCGCACTACGACCACACGTACGTCGCACCCGGCGAGGACGCGCCGCGACGGGCGGTCACCACCGACCCGGCCGACCGCGACATCTCCGACTTCCCGCACGACGTGGCGGGCAGCGCCTTCGCCACCGTCGGGGAGATCTTCTCCACCGAGGCCAACCCGGACCGCAAGAAGCCGTTCGACATCCGTACGGTGATGCGGGCCCTGTCCGACCAGGACCACCCGGTGCTGGAGCGCTGGGCCGGTATGGCGGACGCGGACACCGCGGTCGTGCAGGACGTCCACCTCGGTGGCATCCCGATCTGCCTGCTCGGCATCGAGTCCCGGTCGGTGCCGCGCCACGGCTTCCCGCCCACCGACGGTCCGGACACCTACACCGCGGGCACGCTGTTCCCGCGCTCGTCGAAGAAGGCCGCGCGGGCGATCAACGCGGCCAGCGGCAACCGGCCGCTCGTCGTGCTGGCAAACCTGTCCGGCTTCGACGGCTCACCGGAGTCGATGCGCAAGCTGCAACTGGAGTACGGCGCCGAGATCGGCCGGGCGATCGTGAACTTCCGTGGGCCCATCGTCTTCTGCGTGATCTCGCGCTACCACGGCGGGGCGTTCGTGGTGTTCTCGAAGGCGCTGAACCCGAACATGACGGTGCTGGCGCTGGAGGGCTCGTTCGCCTCGGTGCTCGGTGGCGCGCCCGCCGCCGCGGTGGTGTTCACCGCCGACGTCAACGCCCGTACGGCCGCCGACCCGCGGGTGCGGGACCTGGAGGCCCGCGCCGCCGCCGCGACCGGCACCGAGCGCGCCGCGCTGACGGCGGAGCTCGACGAGCAGCGCTCCTCGGTACGGGCGGAGAAGCTCAGCGAGGTGGCCGCGGAGTTCGACCGGGTGCACAACATCCACCGCGCCGTCGAGGTCGGTTCGGTGGACGCCGTCATCCGCGCCTCCGAGCTGCGTCCGCGCATCATCGAGGCCATCGAGGCCCGCCTGGCCTAG
- a CDS encoding sigma-70 family RNA polymerase sigma factor, with amino-acid sequence MKERPWHAGRWSVRTGVADDDQVTRWAREAGQGDRQAATAFIRALQDQVWRFLSHLAGPGEADDLTQETFLRAVRNLPGFAGRSSARTWVFTIARRVAVDHVRAAVARPRTASVSDWQTAAEAAGAITAGADEGVTLHQLIAGLSPERREAFVATQVLGLSYAEAADVCQCPVGTIRSRVARAREDLVAAWQADSDLSHERRTG; translated from the coding sequence ATGAAGGAGCGCCCGTGGCACGCAGGACGGTGGTCGGTGCGGACCGGCGTCGCTGACGACGATCAGGTGACCCGGTGGGCGCGGGAGGCGGGCCAGGGCGACCGGCAGGCCGCCACGGCGTTCATCCGGGCACTCCAGGACCAGGTCTGGCGGTTCCTGTCCCACCTGGCCGGGCCCGGCGAGGCCGACGACCTGACCCAGGAGACGTTCCTGCGGGCAGTTCGCAACCTGCCCGGCTTCGCCGGCCGCTCGTCGGCGCGTACCTGGGTGTTCACGATCGCCCGGCGCGTTGCCGTGGACCACGTCCGGGCGGCGGTGGCCCGGCCGAGGACGGCGTCGGTATCGGACTGGCAGACGGCGGCCGAGGCCGCCGGCGCGATCACCGCCGGTGCCGACGAGGGCGTGACCCTGCACCAGTTGATCGCCGGCCTGAGCCCGGAGCGCCGCGAGGCGTTCGTCGCCACCCAGGTGCTCGGCCTCTCCTACGCCGAGGCCGCCGACGTCTGCCAGTGCCCCGTCGGCACGATCCGTTCCCGGGTCGCCCGCGCCCGCGAGGATCTCGTCGCCGCCTGGCAGGCCGACAGCGACCTGAGCCACGAGCGACGAACCGGCTGA
- a CDS encoding gluconokinase translates to MTGERSAAGPTRHVVVMGVSGAGKTTVARGISAATGLTFAEADEFHSPANVARMRSGVPLDDTTRWPWLRDIAAWIADRGAEGRSTVLACSALRRSYRDVLRQGAPQVDFVHLDGPAEVIRARLARREGHYMPASLLESQLATLEPAGPDESVLVLDVSLAPEALVAAAVKGLGLP, encoded by the coding sequence ATGACTGGTGAGCGCAGCGCCGCCGGGCCCACCCGGCACGTCGTGGTGATGGGCGTCTCCGGGGCCGGCAAGACCACGGTGGCGCGCGGGATCAGCGCGGCGACCGGGCTGACGTTCGCCGAGGCGGACGAGTTCCACTCCCCGGCGAACGTGGCGCGGATGCGCTCCGGCGTACCGCTGGACGACACCACCCGCTGGCCCTGGTTGCGGGACATCGCCGCGTGGATCGCCGATCGCGGCGCGGAGGGCCGGTCGACGGTGCTGGCCTGCTCCGCGTTGCGGCGGTCGTACCGGGACGTGCTCCGCCAGGGCGCGCCGCAGGTGGACTTCGTGCACCTGGACGGGCCGGCGGAGGTCATCCGAGCCCGGTTGGCCCGACGCGAGGGGCACTACATGCCGGCGAGTCTGTTGGAGTCCCAGCTCGCCACGCTGGAACCGGCCGGGCCGGACGAGTCGGTGCTCGTCCTCGATGTCTCGTTGGCCCCGGAAGCCCTGGTCGCGGCGGCCGTCAAGGGGCTCGGCCTGCCCTGA